A section of the Oryza sativa Japonica Group chromosome 1, ASM3414082v1 genome encodes:
- the LOC4325659 gene encoding protein TWIN LOV 1: MEGAEAEERRLAASLTARYSDWVVEALDELPGSFILTDPAMPGHPIVYASRGLASLTGYPPREVLGRNARLFQGADTDRAAVAGVREAVRGQRPHQVSILNYRRDGEAHWVLLHLAPVFHASDGRVLHFLAVQVPIAPPASRRRTPPCRAARPFVVFAACREEARVEEECPCASHAGEVFVDVDKRGQDAEEPRVASEHEKEKALSTANSIFSALNRYSKLTGLVVCGKRCDSVGIPALSSSLNLSLGRIKQSFVLTDPHLPDMPIIYASDAFLSLTGYSREEILGCNCRFLNGPGTSVEVLEQINQHICSEQACTVHLLNYRKGGSSFRDLLHISPIRNASGKVAFHVWVHLDEGAKYDFNGLTPEVWQLGAVGAVRVAVRSLSASGSLLRPSQ; this comes from the exons ATGgagggcgcggaggcggaggagcggagGCTGGCGGCGTCGCTGACGGCGCGGTACTCGGACTGGGTGGTGGAGGCGCTGGACGAGCTCCCGGGGAGCTTCATCCTCACCGACCCGGCCATGCCGGGCCACCCCATCGTCTACGCCTCCAGGGGGCTCGCCTCGCTCACGGGGTACCCGCCGCGGGAGGTGCTCGGCCGCAACGCGAGGCTCTTCCAGGGCGCCGACACCGACCGCGCCGCGGTGGCCGGGGTGCGGGAGGCCGTGCGCGGGCAGCGGCCGCACCAGGTCTCCATCCTCAACTACCGCCGCGACGGGGAAGCCCACTGGGTGCTGCTCCACCTCGCGCCCGTCTTCCACGCCTCCGACGGCCGGGTGCTCCACTTCCTCGCCGTGCAGGTGCCCATCGCGCCGCCCGCGTCCcggcgccgcacgccgccgtgccgggccgCCCGCCCGTTCGTGGTGTTCGCGGCGTGCCGCGAGGAGGCCAGGGTGGAGGAGGAGTGCCCCTGCGCGAGCCACGCGGGGGAGGTGTTCGTGGATGTGGATAAGAGAG GGCAGGATGCTGAGGAACCGCGGGTAGCTAGCGAACATGAGAAAGAAAAAGCACTGAGTACAGCTAACAGCATCTTCTCTGCGTTGAACCGCTACAGCAAACTCACTGGTCTAGTGGTCTGCGGGAAGAGATGTGATTCTGTTGGCATCCCAGCACTCAGTTCTTCATTAAATCTTTCTCTTGGTAGAATCAAACAAAGCTTTGTATT GACTGACCCCCATTTGCCTGACATGCCGATCATCTATGCTAGTGATGCTTTTCTATCACTAACAG GTTACTCAAGAGAAGAAATCTTGGGCTGTAACTGCAGATTCTTGAATGGTCCTGGCACTAGTGTGGAGGTTTTAGAACAG ATAAATCAACATATTTGTTCTGAGCAAGCTTGCACGGTTCATCTACTAAACTACAG GAAAGGTGGAAGCTCGTTCCGTGATCTTCTACATATATCTCCTATACGAAATGCATCGGGCAAG GTAGCATTTCACGTGTGGGTTCACCTTGATGAGGGTGCAAAGTATGATTTTAATGGGCTGACCCCCGAGGTATGGCAGCTTGGTGCTGTTGGTGCGGTGAGAGTGGCAGTCAGAAGCTTGTCTGCGTCAGGAAGCCTGTTGAGACCGTCCCAATAG
- the LOC107278583 gene encoding uncharacterized protein produces the protein MPSSSSSTAVPEEIEQWLVLGKQALWVEDFSGTCQRECFCASCFHAFCTHCCWFHHEPTIHMVFPVAADAAGRGVYATHGPDGCRVHPDFVEDVLAAQDYATRLPWDAFCLLCGTAFAAAACPDHHRHHHDPSLPDAVLRVERRGGRHCVRCTGSEWWFPYVEQILDDPVEDDGDEQLLPVMTRRPGSCKQCGDPDTGYLIAVCSSSCSESYRRDLAGRRQRREVRQAARAAAGDQAKQLIDGLRISNY, from the coding sequence atgccgtcgtcgtcgtcgtcgacggcggtgcCGGAGGAGATCGAGCAATGGTTGGTGCTCGGGAAGCAGGCGCTGTGGGTGGAGGACTTCTCGGGGACGTGCCAGCGGGAGTGCTTCTGCGCCAGCTGCTTCCACGCCTTCTGCACCCACTGCTGCTGGTTCCACCACGAGCCCACCATCCACATGGtcttccccgtcgccgccgacgccgccggccgggGAGTCTACGCCACGCACGGCCCGGACGGCTGCCGGGTTCACCCGGACTTCGTCGAGGACGTCCTCGCCGCGCAGGACTACGCCACGCGCCTCCCCTGGGACGCCTTCTGCCTCCTGTGCggcaccgccttcgccgccgccgcgtgcccggaccaccaccgccaccaccacgaccCGAGCTTGCccgacgccgtcctccgcgtcgagcggcgcggcgggcgccaCTGCGTGCGCTGCACGGGGTCCGAGTGGTGGTTCCCCTACGTGGAACAGATCCTGGACGACCCggtggaggacgacggcgacgagcagctTCTCCCGGTGATGACGAGGAGACCGGGCAGCTGCAAGCAGTGCGGCGACCCGGACACCGGCTACTTGATCGCCGTCTGCTCCAGCAGCTGCAGCGAGAGCTACCGAAGGGACCTCGCCGGACGAAGGCAGCGACGGGAGGTCAGGCAGGCTGCGCGCGCAGCCGCAGGCGACCAAGCAAAGCAACTAATCGATGGGTTAAGGATAAGTAATTATTAG